The following proteins come from a genomic window of Larimichthys crocea isolate SSNF chromosome XV, L_crocea_2.0, whole genome shotgun sequence:
- the tasorb gene encoding protein TASOR isoform X2, protein MALNPNAVGKRDPDCAETDDIQPEGGEPPKKSAATSATANQNGDQPGCGDGVMPEQEAPERRRSVQADARSFSSSPLPGQRPSEELPRRNFQIPRKIRERKGLYQFLPPDSREFKDLVKIVSSFYLDASSRGTFSYCKARLIHNELLEKEFIEKRREMKQDGRTEQELNEMYCFLYPDKSKLQWICEKGLSVGHSRITTLGNPSVGVYLSKYSDLLQINPFEVGSSGDMIIFKVMRGRIKHIHENMPKNTIEPTPKFDCHLSKSANRVTSLLSYRAFELTQQYFFEFAFDEIKARPRHVCPYAVVSFQYKGKEAAATPMTAHRFNTISPEGSKGKSCYTVWSGPLVNKGQELFPVCLRSSSRPYLPFKLPEKLEVNRGMQLEQVKRKIPSVLFSWDTYSASREVMKCGMSCSLFEVVDGKGKPTSGTLAALIHKLERDRMVLVKSLFDRGFLFLLSSAQMIESKERRGRVEKNLQALFIFQESRMVVKYSSRLFEPEPLTVEPQPAIQSCMEPFIPALHYALFKLRPNPGKDLSSGVERQATDYLTRMDSGTVRPFILPDYKYNVDERTNPLPVPRPKFNMDSVLRSYVHNPVNYILPLNKAKDVIERIRNPVPVTTPAPAPVEYSPVSDWGGSDRGSDRAERPAERLPQERPASERPASERPASERPPPERPPPERPAPERPAPERPAPERPAQEKPPPDSSRRRPGLTHSNGAQSQHKSQTESQPQPPQRLRLSQNEYDKDKMKQLLKLIQLHKKALVKDPGKERGEDGAWDANSLKRKFEGDERTGMNKHQRTDPLSNGEPSRGTQADEMGDEGGQSDNLAAVMESMGIYDTDLRARGNTNASAVNETQRLLKILLATLNKAVAQGSMSVQSNHGEPSSGSGAVEPVFHDPDLRKENEPASQTNYTEEDMDCSPGSPLSAGSPPEEAHTSDDPTWVNPINEDKAQPFPEPKPEPESETVPVPEAVTVTDSHPEAKTPTALEVKKVAATPTLPVVEEVPFRPSISLDTILNQEIHSLTSDIKNIMQTHHMCYTSQLPPRLPPRHCWLPNSCFSDFVVPYVTPVPIQGHVKALCEKMDKLIPSPPAPSKVTSPPPSVTTSNLTTPPPTPIQTSKTKAEPSLSKSTTSSQSSKMVSVKDTASTKAKTEGQSTELGGEIYSPSQVTPSSPEGNFQNPGRASGSGSGLLAGSLIGQLKPEVFSSLVEIFKDVTKNTVKFYIYSGEEGEESTVCKEIKGYLKSLGNSECSPQTFLENSSSLDKLLIIIQNEDIAAHVHKIPALVSLKKLPSVSFAGVDTLDDVKNHTYNELFVSGGFMVSDEFVLNPDLITQDRLQGLLKFLEEQSTPEHPWQWKVHCKSQKKLKELGRLNTNAMGLLNLLTAYQKKHLVEFLPYHECDTQSRQAPDLECLIKLQAQHTQQRHLIFLTERPFEMFLQYSRNGIVIGSIDDVMSGFHSLIGSINQNELPTPPSTVNDECVEEEDMSLDSDDGEPATISDPSEQNREIDKRNPPQPPPPDMDEFRPPLPEQQATPERTPTLSDYSALKTAISQFKATNQMGLGTSDIGSLSPGGFPVNPHQSFLCPSASWSSYTGSSSYAASPAYPASPCSSTHEQEYRPPATASATVPTPPVMATPGPLANLASLPLEVKPPPPPHLMMLGHTYGSDTGGAGAAGNSPLTTSLPYTDHTDSAQPGYMAGIPKNASGTPMQHDRTLSGPGDSIWGTAGATTCETANNKGVVMSGPVDPSGLPKTGEPLGGCTPGSQGGRTQVNCTDKLGDTVGIPAVATRGGSVVRPKLPPHPMCGMGYGGIPGQMDHGPMRGGMGPGSLGSYRGRGVPPIGLWPRPGRGHDRGGGTGGGPCSWGYPAGRGGPQDYYSDYTYSHNYAPE, encoded by the exons ATGGCCCTGAACCCCAACGCGGTGGGGAAAAGGGACCCAGATTGTGCCGAGACGGATGATATCCAGCCGGAGGGTGGCGAGCCCCCGAAGAAATCAGCCGCCACCTCGGCCACAGCCAACCAAAATGGCGATCAGCCTGGATGTGGAGACGGTGTAATGCCCGAACAAGAAGCCCCTGAGCGGCGGAGGAGCGTGCAGGCGGACGCCCGGAGCTTTAGCAGCTCTCCTTTGCCGGGCCAGAGACCGAGCGAAGAGCTGCCACGGAGAAATTTCCAAATCCCGAGGAAGATAAGAGAACGGAAAG GCTTGTACCAGTTTCTTCCCCCTGACAGCCGGGAGTTTAAGGACCTTGTGAAGATTGTGTCGTCGTTTTACTTGGACGCATCATCGCGAGGAACCTTCTCCTACTGCAAAGCCAGGCTCATACACAATGAGCTGCTGGAGAAGGAG TTCATCGAGAAGCGGCGAGAGATGAAGCAGGACGGGCGAACCGAACAAGAACTAAATGAGATGTACTGTTTTCTTTATCCAGACAAATCCAAG CTCCAGTGGATCTGTGAGAAGGGTCTGTCGGTCGGACACTCCAGGATTACGACACTAGGAAATCCATCAGTGG GTGTTTATCTCTCCAAATATTCTGATTTGTTACAAATCAATCCCTTTGAAGTGGGCTCGTCTGGAGACatgatcatttttaaagttatgcGG GGCCGAATAAAGCACATCCATGAGAACATGCCTAAGAATACTATAGAGCCTACACCCAAGTTCGATTGTCACTTGTCCAAAAGTGCCAATAGGGTTACGTCTTTGCTGTCTTACAGGGCTTTTGAGCTCACGCAG CAATATTTCTTCGAGTTTGCTTTTGATGAGATCAAGGCACGACCCAGGCACGTCTGCCCCTACGCTGTGGTTTCCTTTCAGTACAAAGGCAAGGAAGCTGCAGCAACTCCTATGACTGCACACAG GTTTAACACTATTTCCCCTGAAGGAAGCaaag GGAAAAGCTGCTACACTGTGTGGAGTGGTCCACTAGTGAACAAGGGTCAAGAGTTATTCCCAGTCTGTTTACGATCCTCCTCACGCCCTTACCTTCCTTTCAAACT GCCTGAGAAGTTGGAGGTTAACCGGGGCATGCAGTTGGAGCAGGTGAAGCGAAAGATTCCCTCTGTGCTCTTTTCTTGGGACACGTACAGTGCGTCACGGGAAG TGATGAAGTGTGGGATGTCCTGCAGCCTGTTTGAGGTGGTGGATGGAAAAGGCAAACCAACCAGCGGCACCTTAGCAGCACTGATCCACAAACTGGAGAGGGACAGGATG GTGCTGGTGAAGTCCTTGTTTGACAGAGGCTTTCTTTTCCTGCTGTCCTCAGCTCAGATGATTGAGTCCAAAG AGCGGCGGGGGCGGGTGGAGAAGAACCTGCAAGCATTATTCATCTTTCAGGAGTCAAGGATGGTTGTTAAGTATT CATCAAGACTGTTCGAGCCAGAGCCGCTGACGGTGGAGCCTCAGCCTGCTATCCAGTCCTGCATGGAGCCCTTCATCCCTGCTCTGCACTACGCCTTGTTTAAGCTGCGCCCAAACCCAGGCAAGGACTTGAGCTCTGGGGTGGAGCGTCAGGCCACAGATTACCTAACTCGAATGGATTCGGGCACGGTACGGCCATTCATTCTGCCCGACTACAAATATAATGTGGACGAAAGGACCAACCCGCTCCCAGTGCCCAGACCGAAATTTAACATGGATTCTGTACTGCGGTCTTACGTCCACAACCCTGTCAACTATATTTTACCTCTGAACAAGGCGAAGGACGTCATTGAAAGAATACGGAACCCCGTACCCGTCACCACACCTGCACCGGCCCCAGTGGAATACAGCCCCGTTTCTGACTGGGGCGGCTCGGACAGGGGTTCAGACAGGGCAGAGAGACCTGCAGAAAGGCTGCCCCAAGAGAGGCCAGCTTCAGAGAGGCCAGCTTCAGAGAGGCCAGCTTCAGAGAGGCCACCTCCAGAGAGGCCACCTCCAGAGAGGCCAGCTCCAGAGAGGCCAGCTCCAGAGAGGCCAGCTCCAGAGAGGCCAGCACAGGAGAAGCCACCTCCAGACAGCAGCAGACGGAGGCCTGGGTTGACTCACTCTAACGGGGCCCAGTCGCAGCACAAGTCTCAGACTGAGTCACAGCCTCAGCCCCCTCAGAGGTTGCGGCTGTCCCAGAACGAGTATGATAAAGACAAGATGAAACAGTTACTAAAGCTGATCCAGCTCCATAAAAAGGCACTAGTGAAGGATCCTGGGAAGGAAAGGGGAGAAGATGGCGCTTGGGACGCCAACAGTCTAAAAAGAAAGTTTGAGGGAGACGAGAGGACGGGCATGAACAAACACCAACGCACAGATCCGCTCAGCAACGGGGAACCCAGTAGAG GAACCCAAGCAGATGAGATGGGAGATGAGGGTGGACAGagtgacaatctggcagcagtGATGGAAAGCATGGGCATCTACGACACTGACCTGAGGGCTCGTGGCAACACCAACGCCTCCGCAGTCAACGAGACCCAACGTCTTCTCAAAATCCTCCTGGCTACTCTCAACAAGGCCGTCGCTCAGGGTTCAATGTCTGTGCAGTCGAATCATGGCGAACCGTCGTCGGGGTCAGGAGCGGTGGAGCCTGTCTTCCATGATCCAGATCTCCGAAAAGAAAATGAGCCAGcatcacaaacaaactacaCAGAG gAGGACATGGACTGCAGCCCTGGCAGTCCACTCAGCGCAGGCTCCCCACCAGAGGAAGCTCACACCTCAGACGACCCGACCTGGGTTAACCCCATCAATGAAG ATAAAGCACAGCCCTTTCCTGAGCCAAAGCCCGAGCCGGAGTCTGAGACGGTGCCAGTGCCGGAGGCcgtgacagtgacagacagcCACCCAGAGGCGAAGACGCCCACAGCCCTGGAAGTAAAAAAGGTGGCTGCAACACCCACGTTACCGGTCGTAGAGGAAGTTCCCTTCAGGCCCTCAATCAGCCTGGACACCATACTCAACCAGGAAATTCACAGTCTTACCTctgacattaaaaacatcatgCAGACTCACCACATGTGCTATACATCGCAGCTACCCCCGCGGTTGCCTCCACGCCACTGCTGGCTGCCCAACAGCTGCTTCTCAGACTTTGTTGTACCCTACGTCACCCCTGTCCCCATTCAGGGACATGTCAAAGCACTGTGTGAGAAGATGGACAAGTTGATCCCATCCCCACCTGCTCCCTCCAAGGTCACTTCACCACCTCCCTCAGTGACAACATCTAATCTTACAacaccaccccccacccccatccaGACTTCTAAAACTAAAGCAGAGCCCTCTCTGTCAAAGAGCACCACCTCCTCTCAGAGTAGTAAAATGGTCTCTGTCAAGGACACGGCATCCACTAAGGCTAAAACGGAAGGCCAGTCAACAGAGTTGGGCGGAGAGATCTATTCTCCCTCTCAAGTCACACCAAGCTCTCCAGAGGGCAACTTCCAAAACCCAGGCCGTGCTTCTGGGAGCGGGTCTGGCCTGCTCGCTGGCAGCCTAATTGGTCAACTGAAGCCTGAGGTTTTCAGCAGCCTGGTGGAGATTTTTAAGGACGTCACGAAGAACACCGTCAAATTCTACATCTACTCCggggaagagggggaggagagcaCTGTCTGCAAGGAGATTAAG GGATACTTGAAAAGTCTTGGCAACAGCGAGTGCAGCCCGCAGACGTTCctagaaaacagcagcagtttagaTAAGCTCCTCATCATCATTCAGAACGAGGACATCGCCGCACACGTGCACAAG ATCCCGGCTCTGGTGTCTTTGAAGAAGTTGCCTTCAGTGAGCTTTGCTGGAGTGGACACTCTGGACGACGTCAAGAACCACACTTATAAtgagctgtttgtgtctggAGGCTTCATGGTGTCTGATGAATTTGTCCTCAACCCTGACCTCATCACACAAG ATCGGTTACAAGGACTGCTGAAGTTCTTGGAGGAGCAGAGCACCCCTGAACACCCCTGGCAGTGGAAGGTACACTGCAAGTCCCAGAAGAAGCTTAAAGAACTGGGGAG GTTAAACACCAACGCTATGGGGCTGCTGAACCTCCTTACAGCCTATCAGAAGAAGCACCTAGTCGAGTTTCTCCCGTATCACGAGTGTGACACCCAGTCACGTCAGGCGCCAGATCTGGAATGCCTGATCAAGCTCCAAGCTCAGCACACGCAACAGCGGCACCTTATCTTCCTCACAG AGAGGCCATTCGAGATGTTCCTGCAGTACTCCAGAAATGGAATAGTAATCGGGAGCATTGACGATGTTATGAGCGGTTTCCACAGTCTGATTGGCTCCATCAATCAAAACGAGCTTCCAACACCGCCCTCTACTG TGAATGATGAGTGTGTGGAAGAGGAGGACATGTCATTAGACTCTGATGATGGTGAGCCAGCCACCATATCGGATCCCTCAGAGCAGAACCGGGAAATTGATAAGAGGAATCCTCCACAACCGCCTCCACCAGACATGGACGAGTTTCGTCCTCCACTCCCAGAGCAGCAGGCAACCCCTGAAAGAACTCCAACGCTGTCTGACTACAGCGCTCTCAAAACCGCCATCTCTCAGTTCAAAGCCACCAACCAGATGGGTTTAGGCACTTCAGACATTGGCAGTTTGTCGCCGGGAGGTTTTCCAGTGAATCCACATCAAAGCTTCCTGTGTCCCTCAGCCTCATGGTCATCCTACACTGGCTCCTCTAGTTATGCAGCCTCCCCGGCCTATCCTGCCTCGCCCTGCAGCAGCACCCACGAACAGGAATACCGCCCTCCAGCCACAGCGTCTGCCACAGTCCCAACCCCACCTGTCATGGCCACACCAGGACCTCTAGCCAATTTGGCTTCCCTCCCTTTAGAGGTTAaacctccccctccacctcaccTCATGATGCTGGGTCACACATATGGCTCGGacactggaggagctggggctGCTGGGAACTCCCCGCTCACCACTTCCCTCCCCTACACAGACCACACTGACTCAGCCCAGCCTGGTTACATGGCTGGCATTCCTAAAAATGCTAGTGGGACCCCCATGCAACACGACAGGACACTAAGTGGACCTGGGGACAGTATATGGGGGACAGCAGGGGCCACTACTTGTGAGACTGCTAACAACAAGGGTGTCGTCATGTCTGGCCCAGTGGACCCAAGTGGGCTTCCTAAGACTGGGGAGCCCCTCGGAGGTTGCACCCCTGGTAGTCAGGGGGGCAGGACTCAGGTGAATTGCACTGACAAGCTTGGTGATACTGTGGGCATTCCTGCAGTAGCCACCAGGGGGGGCTCAGTTGTCAGACCTAAGCTGCCTCCTCATCCAATGTGTGGTATGGGCTATGGTGGCATCCCTGGACAGATGGATCATGGGCCAATGCGGGGTGGTATGGGTCCTGGTTCTTTAGGGAGCTATCGAGGGAGAGGAGTCCCCCCAATAGGACTTTGGCCTCGGCCAGGACGAGGACATGATCGGGGCGGTGGGACTGGAGGTGGACCTTGCTCTTGGGGTTACCCAGCAGGCAGGGGTGGGCCACAGGATTACTACTCGGACTACACATACTCTCACAATTATGCCCCTGAATAG